Proteins encoded together in one Hymenobacter monticola window:
- a CDS encoding T9SS type A sorting domain-containing protein → MVGEGTYDVFVAKYTDTGAGLSGGGAVGGGSSSFDQGSGIAVAQSGNTNSVYVTGYFNTNSGARIAGSTLVGAGSLDIFVAKYTDSGTGLVGAGARTGGGPRTDGGNAIAVASAGSTTSVYVTGYIESGAPAGVAGTTLTAVGPVNTLDIFVAKYTDSGTGLTSGGAVRAGGTGIEQGAALAATASTVYLATSTFSNMAYFGSSPAMATPPTSGILAPLDAGTLAWQPIAFPLHGGTSIVRDLAVEAGTGNVYLTGYFDGQVAFGDIQLLSAGLSDLFVAKWDATAGAWTSAVQGGGVNDEQAIRIALSSAGGTTTVYVAGSVSSASAGIAGSTLTGTGTNADLFVAKYTDTGTGLTGGGALRGGGSGADDCYGLALSRTGSTTSVYIAGSFGTSANPISIAGTTLTGAGSRDMYVAKYTDNGAGLVGAGAVSGGGTGTDQAEGLAVSSAAGITSVYVTGLFASNTGASIAGTALAGAGGSDMYVAKYTDNGTGLVGNGAVSGGGTGSDSGSIGLALASVGTTTNVYVTGYFGSNTGATIAGTALAGKGNADMYVAKYIDNGTSLANGGAVEGGSAEGVDQGLGLAVSSAAGITSVYVTGLFTSGAGATIAGTTLPGAGARDIFVARYADRGRGLVNRGAVAGGGPAVDQAFAIATGGVGLYIGGSITPTATFGSTTLTTPAATVINVLGRLALPALAPLPVELTQFTAALAGPAAVRLAWATASEQNSQAFEVERSTDGASFAGIGTVAAAGNSSSARAYALLDANPPTHPSTLYYRLRQVDADGTFSYSPVRTVARTGAAAGLSLFPNPAQGGAAILTGAAPGAAVTVYNALGRPVAAATADATGTAALALPAGLPVGVYLARTGVGALRLTVE, encoded by the coding sequence ATGGTTGGAGAAGGCACGTACGACGTCTTCGTAGCCAAATACACCGATACCGGTGCCGGCCTGAGCGGCGGCGGAGCCGTGGGCGGCGGCAGCAGCAGCTTTGACCAAGGCAGCGGCATTGCTGTCGCTCAAAGCGGGAACACCAACAGTGTGTACGTCACGGGCTACTTCAACACGAACTCCGGCGCCCGCATCGCAGGCAGCACCCTAGTTGGCGCCGGTAGCCTTGACATCTTCGTAGCGAAGTACACCGACAGCGGCACGGGCCTGGTCGGGGCCGGGGCCCGCACTGGTGGCGGCCCGCGCACCGACGGCGGCAATGCCATTGCTGTGGCCAGCGCCGGGAGCACTACCAGCGTGTATGTGACGGGCTACATTGAAAGCGGCGCCCCTGCCGGTGTGGCCGGGACGACCCTGACCGCGGTCGGGCCAGTCAATACACTCGACATTTTCGTGGCCAAGTACACCGACAGCGGCACGGGCCTTACCAGCGGCGGGGCCGTGCGCGCCGGCGGTACTGGCATTGAGCAAGGGGCGGCCCTGGCCGCCACGGCGAGCACCGTGTACCTGGCAACGAGCACCTTCAGCAACATGGCCTACTTTGGCAGCAGCCCGGCCATGGCCACCCCGCCGACTTCCGGCATCCTGGCCCCGCTTGACGCGGGCACCCTGGCCTGGCAACCCATTGCCTTCCCGCTGCACGGCGGCACCTCCATCGTGCGGGACCTGGCCGTGGAAGCCGGCACCGGCAACGTGTACCTGACCGGCTACTTTGACGGACAGGTGGCCTTCGGCGACATCCAGCTGCTGAGTGCGGGCTTGTCCGACCTGTTTGTGGCCAAGTGGGACGCCACCGCCGGCGCCTGGACCAGCGCCGTGCAGGGCGGTGGCGTCAACGATGAACAAGCCATTCGCATCGCCTTGAGCAGCGCCGGGGGCACCACCACCGTGTACGTCGCGGGCTCGGTCAGCAGCGCCAGCGCCGGCATTGCCGGCAGCACCCTCACCGGCACCGGCACAAATGCTGACCTCTTCGTGGCCAAGTACACCGATACGGGCACCGGCCTTACCGGCGGCGGGGCCCTGAGGGGCGGCGGCTCCGGTGCGGATGACTGCTACGGCCTGGCCCTGAGCCGCACCGGCAGCACCACCAGCGTATACATCGCCGGGTCCTTCGGCACCTCCGCGAACCCCATCAGCATTGCCGGCACCACCCTCACTGGGGCGGGAAGCCGCGACATGTACGTGGCCAAGTACACCGACAACGGCGCGGGATTGGTCGGGGCAGGCGCCGTGAGCGGCGGCGGCACCGGCACCGACCAGGCGGAGGGCCTGGCCGTGAGCAGCGCCGCGGGCATCACCAGCGTGTACGTGACCGGCCTCTTCGCCAGCAACACGGGGGCCAGCATCGCCGGCACCGCCCTGGCAGGGGCCGGTGGTTCGGACATGTACGTGGCCAAATACACCGATAATGGCACCGGCCTGGTGGGCAACGGGGCGGTTTCGGGCGGCGGCACCGGCTCCGACTCGGGCAGCATCGGCCTGGCCCTGGCCAGCGTGGGCACCACTACGAACGTATACGTCACGGGCTATTTTGGGAGCAACACCGGCGCCACCATTGCCGGCACTGCGCTGGCCGGCAAAGGCAATGCGGATATGTACGTGGCCAAGTACATCGATAATGGCACCAGCCTAGCTAACGGGGGCGCCGTGGAAGGCGGCAGCGCCGAAGGCGTCGACCAGGGGCTGGGCCTGGCCGTGAGCAGCGCCGCGGGCATCACCAGCGTGTACGTGACCGGGCTCTTCACCAGCGGCGCGGGCGCGACCATCGCGGGTACCACCCTGCCCGGCGCCGGGGCCCGGGATATCTTCGTGGCCCGCTACGCCGACAGGGGCCGGGGCCTGGTCAACCGCGGGGCGGTGGCCGGGGGCGGTCCTGCGGTCGACCAGGCGTTCGCCATTGCCACGGGCGGCGTCGGCCTCTACATAGGTGGCTCCATTACGCCCACGGCCACGTTTGGCAGCACCACCCTCACTACCCCCGCCGCCACGGTCATCAACGTGCTGGGCCGCTTGGCGCTGCCGGCCCTTGCGCCCCTGCCCGTGGAGCTGACGCAGTTCACCGCCGCCCTCGCCGGCCCGGCCGCCGTGCGCTTGGCCTGGGCCACGGCTTCGGAGCAAAACAGCCAGGCGTTTGAAGTGGAGCGCAGCACCGACGGCGCAAGCTTTGCCGGCATTGGCACGGTGGCCGCGGCCGGCAACAGCAGCAGCGCCCGCGCCTACGCCCTGCTGGACGCCAACCCGCCAACCCACCCATCTACCCTCTACTACCGCCTGCGGCAAGTGGACGCCGACGGCACGTTCAGCTACTCGCCCGTGCGCACCGTTGCCCGTACCGGCGCAGCCGCCGGGCTAAGCCTGTTTCCCAACCCTGCCCAGGGCGGCGCGGCCATCCTCACGGGGGCGGCCCCCGGCGCAGCGGTGACGGTGTATAACGCACTGGGTCGCCCCGTAGCCGCGGCCACGGCCGACGCCACCGGCACGGCCGCGCTGGCGCTGCCGGCCGGGCTGCCGGTGGGTGTGTACCTGGCGCGGACCGGCGTCGGCGCCTTGCGCCTCACGGTGGAGTAG
- a CDS encoding response regulator, which translates to MTFPLALAIIEDQAAIRETLHEYLCAQPEFRCVVIAESVEEFLALLPAAAMPPQLILSDIGLPGLTGIEGIPYILAQLPEAQVLMLSVYADAERVFEALRAGAVGYLLKNTPLAQLKEHLLQVAAGGSPMSPGVARFVVQAFRQQPADAPVDISLDQLLPEPLTSRELEVVRGIEDGLSYKLIAERHHISLDTVRNHIRSVYRKLQVNSKGELMAHALRRRRS; encoded by the coding sequence ATGACCTTCCCCCTCGCCTTGGCCATTATCGAAGACCAGGCCGCCATCCGCGAAACCCTGCACGAGTACCTCTGCGCCCAGCCCGAGTTCCGCTGCGTGGTCATTGCCGAATCGGTGGAAGAATTTCTGGCCCTGCTGCCCGCGGCCGCCATGCCCCCCCAGCTCATCCTCTCCGATATCGGCCTGCCCGGCCTGACCGGCATCGAGGGCATCCCCTACATTCTGGCGCAGCTGCCAGAAGCCCAGGTGCTCATGCTCAGCGTGTACGCCGACGCCGAGCGAGTGTTTGAGGCCCTGCGGGCCGGGGCCGTGGGCTACCTGCTCAAGAATACGCCCCTGGCCCAGCTCAAGGAGCACCTGCTGCAGGTCGCAGCCGGCGGCTCGCCCATGAGCCCGGGCGTGGCCCGCTTCGTGGTGCAGGCATTTCGGCAGCAACCGGCGGACGCTCCAGTCGACATCTCCCTCGACCAGCTCCTGCCCGAGCCGCTTACTTCGCGCGAGCTGGAGGTGGTGCGCGGCATCGAGGACGGGCTGAGCTACAAGCTCATCGCCGAGCGCCACCACATCAGCCTCGACACCGTGCGCAACCACATCCGCAGCGTGTACCGCAAGCTGCAGGTCAACTCCAAGGGCGAGCTGATGGCTCACGCCCTCCGGCGCCGGCGCAGCTAG
- a CDS encoding response regulator — protein sequence MKTLLIDDDPTVVFFIELLFQRAGLADALTVLQSPAQAVAYLQQQVQAGTPPEVVLLDLNMPLMSGWDVLDAIKPLEASLLGRCVVYVCTSSLAPYDAARAQQYPLVERLLQKPLNQAGLQAIQERAAQHAQKRAASAG from the coding sequence ATGAAAACCCTGCTCATCGACGACGACCCCACTGTTGTCTTCTTCATCGAACTCCTTTTTCAGCGGGCCGGCCTGGCCGATGCCCTGACGGTTTTGCAGTCGCCGGCCCAAGCCGTGGCTTATTTGCAGCAGCAGGTGCAGGCCGGCACGCCGCCCGAGGTGGTGCTGCTGGATTTGAACATGCCTCTGATGAGCGGCTGGGATGTACTGGATGCCATTAAGCCCTTGGAAGCAAGCTTGCTGGGGCGCTGCGTGGTGTACGTCTGCACGTCGTCCCTTGCCCCCTACGATGCGGCGCGCGCCCAACAGTACCCGCTGGTGGAGCGCCTGCTGCAAAAGCCCCTCAACCAAGCCGGACTGCAGGCCATTCAGGAGCGAGCTGCGCAGCACGCGCAAAAACGGGCCGCCAGCGCTGGCTAA
- a CDS encoding Smr/MutS family protein translates to MNVGDRVRLLTGTEEGIVTRLLDSELVEVAIDNDFTIPVLRREVVVVAQEEGKNFDRAAPDYGPGQVPGRNANASKKDNSKRPSAAPAAPKPAQPSLQEALAAVASSGKGVAKPAGSSGPGAAGAKQPAAAKGLFLALVHQSPELLAVTLINNTESDVLFTYGEETSTRPYRALAADKLGPKASSKPLSFLHLKDFETWPAAVFQLLPAKLNGDAAYELITKRQAFKASTFYGSQKPAPVIGKDAYLFQLDEKAAAAIAPEKMAEEAPASAAPAKPAGVDAAALKAQLSGDAPAKAAAVVAAAAPPKPAAPVVAPPHEFDLHLEALRPDNKEELSNTAILRLQLDAFEDALSRALATNMHEIVFIHGLGNGTLRKEIHRQLSRNKDIKFFEDAQKGKFGFGATLVRLK, encoded by the coding sequence ATGAACGTAGGAGACAGAGTCCGGCTATTGACCGGCACCGAAGAAGGCATCGTCACCCGCTTGCTCGACAGCGAGCTGGTGGAAGTGGCCATCGACAACGATTTTACCATTCCCGTGCTGCGGCGCGAGGTGGTGGTGGTGGCCCAGGAAGAAGGCAAGAATTTCGACCGCGCCGCCCCCGACTACGGCCCCGGCCAGGTGCCCGGCCGCAACGCCAACGCCAGCAAGAAAGACAACTCCAAGCGCCCCTCGGCCGCGCCCGCCGCGCCCAAGCCGGCGCAGCCCTCGCTGCAGGAAGCCCTGGCAGCCGTGGCCTCCAGCGGGAAAGGTGTGGCCAAGCCGGCCGGCAGCAGCGGGCCGGGCGCCGCCGGAGCCAAGCAGCCGGCCGCGGCCAAAGGCCTGTTTCTGGCCCTGGTGCACCAGTCGCCCGAGCTGCTGGCCGTCACGCTCATCAACAACACCGAGTCCGACGTGCTGTTTACCTACGGCGAGGAAACCAGCACCCGTCCCTACCGCGCCCTGGCGGCCGACAAGCTCGGCCCCAAGGCCAGCAGCAAGCCCCTCTCCTTCCTGCACCTCAAGGATTTTGAAACCTGGCCGGCGGCCGTGTTCCAGCTGCTGCCCGCCAAGCTCAATGGCGACGCTGCCTACGAGCTGATTACTAAACGCCAGGCCTTCAAAGCCAGCACGTTCTACGGCAGCCAGAAGCCCGCACCGGTGATAGGCAAGGACGCTTATCTGTTCCAACTGGATGAGAAGGCCGCCGCGGCCATTGCGCCCGAGAAAATGGCCGAAGAAGCGCCGGCCTCAGCTGCCCCGGCCAAACCGGCCGGTGTGGATGCCGCTGCCCTCAAGGCCCAGCTCAGCGGCGACGCCCCCGCCAAGGCCGCTGCGGTGGTAGCGGCCGCCGCCCCGCCCAAGCCGGCCGCGCCCGTGGTGGCCCCGCCCCACGAGTTCGACCTACACCTCGAAGCCCTGCGGCCTGATAATAAAGAGGAGCTCAGCAACACGGCCATCCTGCGCCTGCAGCTCGATGCGTTTGAGGATGCGCTGAGCCGTGCTCTTGCCACCAACATGCACGAAATCGTGTTCATTCACGGCCTGGGCAATGGCACGCTCCGCAAGGAAATCCACCGCCAGCTGAGCCGCAACAAGGACATCAAGTTCTTCGAGGATGCGCAAAAGGGCAAGTTCGGCTTCGGCGCCACGCTGGTGCGGCTGAAGTAG
- a CDS encoding DUF2279 domain-containing protein, which produces MKFVVRFFVPSRRGCRAVLLAGLALGLAAPAEAQVAQQPDNLTGAATAAPVSSALIDSAAQRRRRLRLVVGGSALSYGVLYTGLTTSWYTGERVPLHWFNDLPEWQQLDKCGHFWGAFQESRGAVDMLRWAGLSEKKAIWYGSFVGFVVQSPIELLDGRDPAYGASATDLAANFLGSAGLLAQQLAWHDVRIMPKWSFHLTSYARQRPNVLGKTVVERWLKDYNGQTYWLCTDVGAFLKPGNRWPRWLQPALGYGGQDMVYNDDGTNAAQGLRPYRQFYLSVDVDLRRIPTRSPVLKKVFYALSIFHLPAPALEYNPRDGFGFHGLYM; this is translated from the coding sequence ATGAAGTTTGTGGTCCGCTTTTTTGTTCCCTCGCGGCGCGGCTGCCGGGCGGTATTGCTGGCGGGCCTTGCCCTGGGCCTGGCGGCCCCCGCCGAAGCACAGGTTGCCCAGCAGCCCGACAACCTGACTGGCGCGGCAACGGCGGCGCCGGTTTCGTCGGCCCTTATCGATTCGGCTGCGCAGCGCCGGCGCCGCTTGCGGCTGGTGGTGGGCGGCTCGGCCCTGAGCTACGGCGTGCTCTACACCGGCCTCACCACCTCCTGGTACACCGGCGAGCGGGTGCCGCTGCACTGGTTCAACGACCTGCCCGAGTGGCAGCAGCTCGACAAGTGCGGGCACTTCTGGGGCGCTTTCCAGGAAAGCCGCGGCGCCGTGGACATGCTGCGTTGGGCCGGCCTGAGCGAGAAAAAGGCCATCTGGTACGGCTCCTTCGTGGGCTTCGTGGTGCAGAGCCCCATCGAGCTGCTCGACGGCCGCGACCCGGCCTACGGCGCCTCGGCCACCGATTTGGCGGCCAACTTTCTGGGCTCGGCCGGGCTGCTGGCCCAGCAGTTGGCCTGGCACGACGTGCGCATCATGCCCAAGTGGTCGTTTCACCTCACCAGCTATGCTCGGCAGCGCCCCAACGTGCTGGGCAAAACCGTGGTAGAGCGCTGGCTGAAGGACTACAACGGCCAGACCTACTGGCTTTGCACCGACGTGGGCGCTTTTCTAAAACCCGGCAACCGCTGGCCGCGCTGGCTGCAGCCGGCCCTGGGCTACGGCGGCCAGGACATGGTGTACAACGACGACGGCACCAACGCCGCCCAGGGCCTGCGCCCCTACCGGCAGTTCTACCTATCGGTCGATGTGGACTTGCGCCGCATCCCCACCCGCAGCCCGGTGCTGAAAAAGGTATTTTATGCGCTCAGCATCTTCCACCTCCCCGCCCCTGCTTTGGAATACAACCCGCGCGACGGGTTCGGCTTTCACGGGCTTTACATGTAG
- a CDS encoding DUF4961 domain-containing protein: MQTFTRFTTLLLSLLAWAAQAQVVTTSPVFFTDTTPVTITYDASQGNGALNNFTGNVYIWTGTVTNLSTSNTNWRNVHSPSFGAADPTALMTRDASNPNLYRITITPRTYYPIPANETLLRLGMIFKNADGTLVGRASGGGDIFVDATQAGLTARITSPASGANGNPLFVSQNAQVSVTGTASAAASLAFTLNGTQVAAQANATTLTSNVTIAQTGRSVVRFTATSGTTTAVDSIVFVVRPTVTVAALPAGAKDGVTYLNGGTSVILNLTAPGKQFAYVIGEFNNWQTLNSAFMNRTPDGNNWWVQINGLTPGREYAYQFLVDGTLRVADPYSEKILDPNDDQYIPIATYPNLKPYPTGATTGIVSVLQTNQTPYTWQVTNFQRPSRADLVIYELHLRDFLSTSHDFQRLRDTLNYISRLGINAIELMPINEFDGNDNWGYSPDFFFAPDKYYGTKTALKQLIDECHRRGIAVILDVVLNHATGQSPMVQLYGSTAGPSANNPWFNVTAPHPYSVYNDFNHESALTKYFSKQVMTFWLQEYHVDGYRFDLAGGFTQRPSTTSTYGNYDQSRINIWLDYYQHMMGVDPTMYPILEHFPENSEALALSNAGFMIWGNATYNYNEATMGYLPGSNFSYGYYGSTAQGGRGWNSPNLITYMESHDEERLMYKNLTFGNSSGSYTTRDLNTALARIELASAFFFTVPGPKMVWQFGELGYDKSIFMCSNGTVPTPYPNDQCKLSAKPDVWPYYQNANRRQLYEVQRALINLKKKEPVFENPTTYTQSLAGAGKTIHLSDANTKVTIVGNFDVVSTTVDPAFQNTGKWYNYLTGDSINVSNVNALLTLQPGAYAVYTSRRIRRATLLPTRVQATTALRLSAAPNPATGTTLVNYELPTPAAVTLTVQNVLGATVRTLATGVSQSAGPHSLSLPVEGLAAGVYLVRLQTPQFTQTIRLVVQR, from the coding sequence ATGCAAACATTTACCCGATTCACAACCCTGCTGCTGAGCCTGCTGGCTTGGGCAGCTCAGGCCCAGGTGGTCACCACCTCGCCGGTATTCTTCACCGATACCACGCCCGTCACCATCACCTATGACGCCTCTCAGGGCAACGGCGCGCTGAACAACTTCACGGGCAACGTCTACATCTGGACGGGCACCGTGACCAACCTCAGCACCAGCAACACCAACTGGCGCAACGTGCACAGTCCCAGCTTCGGCGCGGCCGACCCCACGGCCCTGATGACCCGCGACGCCAGCAACCCCAACCTCTACCGCATCACCATCACGCCCCGGACGTATTATCCGATTCCGGCCAACGAAACGCTGCTGCGCCTGGGCATGATTTTCAAGAATGCCGACGGCACCCTCGTGGGCCGGGCTTCGGGCGGCGGCGACATCTTCGTGGATGCCACCCAGGCGGGCCTGACGGCACGCATCACCAGCCCAGCATCGGGCGCCAACGGCAACCCGCTGTTTGTGAGCCAGAACGCGCAGGTGAGCGTGACGGGCACGGCCTCGGCTGCCGCCAGCCTGGCCTTCACCCTCAACGGCACGCAGGTGGCCGCGCAGGCCAACGCCACCACCCTCACCAGCAACGTGACCATCGCCCAGACGGGCCGCAGCGTGGTGCGCTTCACGGCCACTAGCGGCACTACCACGGCCGTCGATTCCATCGTTTTCGTGGTGCGGCCCACCGTGACGGTGGCGGCCCTGCCGGCCGGCGCTAAGGACGGTGTGACGTACCTGAATGGCGGCACGTCGGTGATTCTGAATCTGACGGCGCCGGGCAAGCAGTTTGCCTACGTCATTGGCGAGTTCAACAACTGGCAGACGCTCAACTCGGCCTTCATGAACCGCACGCCCGACGGCAACAACTGGTGGGTGCAAATCAACGGCCTCACGCCCGGCCGCGAGTACGCTTACCAGTTCCTGGTGGACGGCACGCTGCGCGTAGCCGACCCCTATTCCGAGAAAATCCTCGACCCGAACGACGACCAGTACATCCCAATTGCCACTTACCCCAACCTGAAGCCCTATCCCACGGGCGCTACCACGGGCATCGTGTCGGTGCTGCAAACCAACCAGACTCCCTACACCTGGCAAGTAACCAACTTCCAGCGCCCCAGCCGCGCCGACTTGGTGATTTACGAGCTGCACCTGCGCGACTTCCTCTCCACTAGCCACGACTTCCAGCGCCTGCGCGACACGCTGAACTACATCTCGCGCCTCGGCATCAACGCCATTGAGCTGATGCCCATCAACGAGTTCGACGGCAACGACAACTGGGGCTACAGCCCCGATTTCTTCTTCGCCCCCGATAAGTATTACGGCACCAAGACGGCGCTCAAGCAGCTCATCGACGAGTGCCACCGCCGCGGCATTGCCGTGATTCTGGACGTGGTGCTGAACCACGCCACCGGCCAGAGCCCCATGGTGCAGCTCTACGGCAGCACGGCCGGCCCGTCCGCCAACAACCCTTGGTTCAACGTGACCGCGCCGCACCCCTACAGCGTCTACAACGACTTCAACCACGAAAGCGCCCTCACCAAGTACTTCTCGAAGCAGGTGATGACCTTCTGGCTGCAGGAGTACCACGTCGACGGCTACCGCTTCGACCTGGCCGGCGGCTTCACGCAGCGCCCCAGCACCACCAGCACCTACGGCAACTACGACCAGTCCCGCATCAACATCTGGCTCGACTACTACCAGCACATGATGGGCGTGGACCCCACGATGTACCCCATCCTGGAGCACTTCCCCGAAAACAGCGAGGCCCTGGCCCTGTCCAATGCCGGCTTCATGATTTGGGGCAATGCCACCTACAACTACAACGAGGCCACCATGGGCTACCTGCCCGGCTCCAATTTCAGCTACGGCTACTACGGCAGCACCGCCCAGGGCGGCCGCGGCTGGAACAGCCCCAACCTGATTACCTACATGGAAAGCCACGACGAGGAGCGCCTGATGTACAAGAACCTCACCTTCGGCAACTCTTCGGGCTCTTACACCACCCGCGACCTCAACACCGCCCTGGCGCGCATCGAGCTGGCCTCGGCCTTCTTCTTCACCGTGCCCGGCCCCAAAATGGTGTGGCAGTTCGGCGAGCTGGGCTACGACAAATCCATCTTCATGTGCTCGAACGGTACCGTGCCCACGCCGTACCCCAATGACCAATGCAAGCTCAGCGCCAAGCCCGACGTGTGGCCATACTACCAGAATGCCAACCGCCGCCAGCTCTATGAGGTACAGCGCGCCCTCATCAACCTCAAGAAGAAAGAGCCCGTGTTTGAGAACCCCACCACTTACACGCAGTCGTTGGCCGGGGCCGGCAAAACCATCCACCTGAGCGACGCCAACACCAAAGTGACCATCGTGGGCAACTTCGACGTGGTATCGACCACCGTGGACCCTGCCTTCCAGAACACCGGCAAGTGGTACAACTACCTCACCGGCGACAGCATCAACGTGAGCAATGTGAATGCCCTGCTCACCCTGCAGCCCGGTGCCTACGCCGTGTACACCTCGCGCCGCATCCGCCGGGCCACGCTGCTACCCACCCGCGTGCAGGCCACCACGGCCCTGCGTCTCTCGGCCGCGCCCAACCCGGCCACCGGCACCACGCTGGTGAACTACGAGCTGCCCACGCCGGCCGCTGTCACCCTCACCGTGCAAAACGTGCTGGGCGCCACCGTGCGCACCCTGGCTACTGGCGTGTCGCAGTCGGCCGGCCCGCACAGCCTGAGCCTGCCCGTCGAGGGCCTGGCCGCCGGGGTGTACCTCGTGCGCCTGCAAACGCCGCAGTTCACCCAAACCATCCGCTTGGTGGTGCAGCGTTAG
- a CDS encoding N-acetylglucosamine kinase produces MILIADGGSTKCSWCQLDDANNRVYFNTEGYNPDFIDTAGIVASLEKNLPDTLPREQVTDVYFYGAGVSSAQKAEVIAAALRKLFPNTKAHVTEDLLAAARALLGRKPGFAAILGTGTNSCLYDGDKITYNVDSLGYFLGDEGSGSFFGKRLLRDYLRGLLPDGLQEALKEEYKLGTRNEILDRLYNQPLPNRFLASFAKFAYDHNNVPYCREIVHEGFEAFFQNLVLHYPRYQEYTFNCIGSVGYNFRDVLTQVAKGHGMEVGKIIRSPIDDLVSYHEENR; encoded by the coding sequence ATGATTCTAATTGCCGATGGCGGCTCCACCAAGTGCAGCTGGTGCCAGCTCGACGACGCCAACAACCGCGTTTACTTCAACACCGAAGGCTACAACCCCGATTTCATTGACACGGCCGGCATCGTGGCCTCGCTGGAGAAAAACCTGCCCGACACGCTGCCGCGTGAACAGGTGACTGACGTGTATTTCTACGGCGCCGGGGTGTCGTCGGCCCAGAAGGCGGAGGTGATTGCCGCCGCCCTGCGCAAGCTGTTTCCGAATACCAAAGCCCACGTGACCGAGGACCTGCTGGCCGCGGCGCGCGCCCTGCTGGGCCGAAAGCCGGGCTTTGCCGCCATTCTGGGCACGGGCACCAACTCCTGCCTCTACGACGGCGACAAAATCACCTACAACGTCGATTCGCTGGGGTATTTCCTGGGCGATGAGGGCTCGGGCTCGTTCTTTGGCAAGCGCCTGCTGCGCGACTACCTGCGCGGCCTGCTGCCCGACGGCCTGCAGGAGGCGTTGAAGGAGGAATACAAGCTGGGCACGCGCAACGAGATTCTTGACCGGCTTTACAATCAGCCGCTGCCCAACCGCTTTTTGGCCAGCTTCGCCAAGTTTGCCTACGACCACAACAACGTGCCCTACTGCCGCGAAATCGTGCATGAGGGCTTCGAGGCTTTCTTCCAGAACCTGGTGCTGCACTACCCGCGCTACCAGGAATACACCTTCAACTGCATCGGCTCGGTAGGCTACAATTTCCGCGACGTGCTGACGCAGGTAGCCAAAGGCCACGGCATGGAAGTAGGCAAAATCATCCGCTCCCCCATCGACGACCTGGTGAGCTACCACGAGGAAAACCGCTAG
- a CDS encoding SusE domain-containing protein, protein MKNLLTQAFAVAFALTSLASCNKDENKATVAPSAPLSLTASTNTVVLTQLNDANNAITYNWNAVSFAMSGTDATKAPAATYQVQIAKTADGFGYPAVFDAGTNLTKTITVSDLNKGLNAIGIATQTAVPVYARVVAVVGTDTYTFASAPVTLTATAYPACLPPNADTWALVGPAGLGWPSGGASEDGVPLTWNCALQAYTARTTLNAGEFKFRKDKAWTVNLGGAGNLTQGVALAHNGPNLSIATTGVYTVKLTVSGSGTSTTGNVTVTP, encoded by the coding sequence ATGAAAAATTTGCTTACTCAGGCCTTCGCCGTCGCTTTTGCCCTGACGAGCCTGGCTTCGTGCAACAAGGATGAGAACAAGGCGACCGTGGCCCCTTCGGCCCCGCTGTCGCTCACGGCCTCGACCAACACGGTGGTGCTGACGCAGCTCAACGACGCCAACAACGCCATTACCTACAACTGGAACGCGGTGAGCTTCGCGATGAGCGGCACCGATGCCACCAAAGCCCCGGCTGCAACCTATCAGGTGCAGATTGCCAAAACGGCTGATGGGTTCGGCTACCCGGCGGTGTTTGACGCGGGTACCAACCTGACGAAAACCATCACGGTTAGTGATTTGAACAAGGGCCTTAACGCCATCGGCATAGCCACCCAGACGGCCGTGCCGGTGTACGCCCGGGTAGTGGCCGTGGTGGGCACCGATACCTACACGTTTGCCTCGGCCCCGGTGACCCTCACGGCCACGGCTTACCCGGCTTGCTTGCCTCCCAACGCCGATACCTGGGCGCTGGTGGGCCCCGCCGGCCTGGGCTGGCCCAGCGGCGGTGCTTCCGAAGACGGCGTTCCGCTGACCTGGAACTGCGCCCTGCAAGCTTACACGGCCCGTACCACCCTCAACGCCGGTGAGTTTAAGTTCCGTAAAGACAAGGCCTGGACTGTCAACCTCGGCGGGGCTGGCAACCTGACCCAGGGCGTGGCCTTGGCTCATAACGGCCCCAACTTGAGCATCGCTACCACTGGTGTTTACACAGTGAAGCTGACGGTTTCCGGCTCGGGCACGAGCACCACAGGCAACGTGACGGTGACGCCCTAA